In one window of Psychrobacter sp. P2G3 DNA:
- the lon gene encoding endopeptidase La — MSNNEHNIEKDDLAQDTLAQDNVEQDNNDLENSSASIEDAKKDDHSDNYLPLLALRDVVVYPHMQIALFVGRAPSVQAVELAQAEYGNKVLVVAQKDSLTEDIDHDNLYQYGTVCRIVSTMPHDSDEDCIKVLIEGQYRARVDTIQDHDNVLMASFERADLDMQMDDSQQKNTIQALTSLFESYADARLRNARELTRVAKRIDDLLELVYFISTRVSMDLDIKQSFLENDDIKTHINTLTEYLVKQSAEQNIEQDIQDAVRQQMEDNQREYFLNEKMKAIKNELSDMNDGAFDGDDDVAELEKRLEDADLPDDVRKKAEQEFKKLKMMPPASSESSVVRNYIEWILDTPWNATTKVSINLEKAKTTLDEDHYGLQDVKDRILEYLAVQSRVKKLRGPILCLVGPPGVGKTSLGESIARATGRKFVRMALGGVRDEAEIRGHRRTYIGAMPGKIVQSLAKVEVKNPLFLLDEVDKMAQDFRGDPASALLEVLDPSQNDKFNDHYLDMDLDLSQVMFICTANSMDIPPALLDRMEVIRLPGYTEEEKVNIAKKYLVPKAIKQNGLKEGEIEIVEAALHSIVRSYTREAGVRNLEREVNKICRKVVRGSVESHGARAPKKDERELVVVDDKNIDDYLGVHQYDYGLAEEEPEIGRITGLAWTQVGGELLTIEAVAMKGKGELSFTGSLGDVMKESIRAAMSVVRARGDSLGIDYETVKTTDIHVHMPEGATPKDGPSAGGALTTALVSALTGIAIRPDIAMTGEITLRGKILRIGGLKEKLLAAHRGGIKHVLIPASNERDLADIPDNVKEGLTIQPVATIDEILKVALVSMPTPLKPAKVTVDKTSSKALHN, encoded by the coding sequence ATGAGTAATAACGAACATAACATCGAAAAAGACGATCTTGCTCAAGACACCCTTGCACAAGATAATGTTGAACAAGACAATAACGATCTTGAAAACTCGTCTGCATCTATAGAAGATGCCAAGAAGGATGATCATTCAGACAATTATCTGCCGCTACTGGCGCTCAGAGACGTGGTGGTCTATCCGCACATGCAAATCGCCCTATTCGTCGGTCGTGCGCCATCCGTTCAAGCGGTTGAGCTTGCACAAGCCGAATATGGTAATAAAGTATTGGTCGTTGCACAAAAAGACTCGCTGACCGAGGACATCGATCATGACAACTTGTACCAATATGGTACGGTTTGCCGTATCGTCAGCACCATGCCGCATGACAGCGATGAGGATTGCATCAAAGTCCTTATCGAAGGTCAATATCGTGCGCGTGTCGATACGATTCAGGACCATGATAACGTCTTGATGGCAAGCTTTGAGCGTGCTGACCTCGACATGCAAATGGATGACAGTCAGCAGAAAAACACCATTCAAGCTTTGACCAGCTTGTTTGAAAGCTATGCTGATGCACGTCTACGTAATGCCCGTGAGCTTACTCGTGTGGCGAAACGCATTGATGACTTGCTTGAGTTGGTATATTTCATCTCAACTCGAGTCTCGATGGATCTTGATATCAAGCAATCGTTTTTAGAGAATGACGATATCAAAACCCACATCAACACCTTGACTGAATATTTGGTCAAGCAAAGTGCCGAGCAGAATATCGAACAAGATATTCAAGATGCCGTCCGTCAACAGATGGAAGATAATCAGCGCGAGTATTTCTTAAATGAAAAAATGAAAGCCATCAAAAATGAGCTGTCTGACATGAATGACGGTGCGTTTGATGGTGACGACGATGTCGCTGAGCTTGAAAAACGCTTAGAAGATGCTGATTTGCCAGATGATGTGCGCAAAAAAGCAGAGCAAGAGTTTAAAAAGCTTAAAATGATGCCACCTGCATCGAGTGAATCATCAGTCGTACGTAACTATATTGAGTGGATTTTGGATACGCCGTGGAATGCGACGACTAAAGTTTCTATCAATTTAGAGAAAGCTAAGACCACTCTCGATGAAGACCACTATGGCTTGCAAGATGTTAAAGATCGCATCTTAGAATACCTCGCAGTCCAATCGCGAGTGAAAAAACTTCGTGGTCCGATTCTTTGTCTCGTCGGTCCTCCTGGTGTTGGTAAAACCTCATTGGGTGAGTCGATTGCACGTGCAACCGGTCGTAAGTTCGTCCGTATGGCACTTGGTGGCGTCCGTGATGAAGCCGAAATCCGTGGTCATCGCCGTACTTATATCGGTGCGATGCCGGGTAAGATCGTCCAGTCTTTAGCCAAAGTAGAGGTTAAAAACCCACTATTCTTGCTAGATGAAGTCGATAAAATGGCGCAAGACTTCCGTGGCGATCCAGCATCAGCGCTATTAGAAGTATTAGATCCGTCGCAGAATGACAAGTTCAACGACCATTATTTAGATATGGACTTAGACTTATCACAAGTGATGTTCATCTGTACGGCTAACAGCATGGATATCCCGCCTGCCCTTCTTGACCGGATGGAAGTCATCCGTCTACCGGGTTATACCGAAGAAGAAAAGGTCAATATCGCGAAAAAATATCTCGTACCAAAAGCCATCAAGCAAAATGGGCTTAAAGAAGGCGAGATTGAAATCGTAGAAGCGGCATTGCACAGCATCGTACGTAGCTACACACGTGAAGCAGGTGTGCGTAACCTTGAGCGTGAAGTGAATAAAATCTGCCGTAAAGTCGTGCGCGGTTCAGTTGAAAGTCATGGCGCACGTGCTCCGAAAAAAGACGAGCGTGAGCTGGTCGTGGTCGATGACAAAAATATCGATGACTACTTAGGCGTCCATCAGTATGATTATGGTCTAGCAGAAGAAGAGCCTGAGATTGGTCGTATCACTGGCCTTGCATGGACACAAGTCGGTGGTGAGTTACTCACTATCGAAGCAGTCGCCATGAAAGGTAAAGGTGAGCTTAGCTTTACTGGCTCATTAGGTGATGTGATGAAAGAGTCTATTCGCGCAGCGATGAGCGTAGTACGTGCTCGTGGTGATAGCTTAGGTATTGACTACGAAACGGTCAAAACGACTGATATTCATGTGCATATGCCAGAGGGTGCGACACCAAAAGATGGTCCATCTGCAGGTGGTGCACTGACAACAGCCCTAGTATCTGCCTTGACTGGCATCGCTATTCGTCCAGATATTGCGATGACAGGTGAGATTACGCTGCGCGGTAAAATCTTGCGTATTGGTGGCCTCAAAGAGAAGCTACTAGCCGCGCATCGTGGTGGCATCAAGCATGTGTTGATTCCAGCAAGTAATGAGCGCGACTTGGCCGATATCCCTGATAACGTCAAAGAAGGCTTAACCATTCAGCCAGTGGCAACGATTGATGAGATATTAAAAGTTGCTTTGGTCAGTATGCCAACGCCACTTAAACCAGCTAAAGTGACGGTTGATAAAACCTCAAGCAAAGCGCTGCACAATTAA